The Muribaculum intestinale genome includes the window CAGTGTGGCGGCCTCATGAATCATGCCCGCAAAGAGGCAGAACATAGCCACACATGCGGTAGTAATGAGCCCCGAGCGGTCGGATATACTCCCCACTCTTCCGAGCCATCCGCGGCCGTCATGCCGTAGCATTACTAAAACCGCAAGCGGCATAGCCGTGGCCCATACGTAGTTGAAATTGACATCAATGAGCGAAAAAGAGTCCCACCATGGAAACAGAAACGCGATTACGGCAATCACCACGGTGGCTGCCACTCCTCTCCCCTTGCAAGGGAACAGGCGACAGAAGTAAAGCACGAAAAGGTACATGGCCCCTACAGCCATACCGCACATCACCGACACCATCCAATGCGGGAGGATGCCCATGAAGAGCGACGCAAACAGGTTGGCCGACCGGCCGTTGGTGTACATCCAGTGGCGCGCCCAATATCGCGGGAACTCCCACACTGCATATGCCCCGGTACCAATCCCGTCGGCACGCCTGAGTATGGAGGTGTATATCAGGTCGTCGCCCATTGGCAATGTGAATATATACATCACACTCCATGCCACGGCAAGAGCCGCGACCACCGATAGCACCCACAGTGTAGGGATATTTATATATGATTTCTGTCGGTCGGACATTTCAGAGATTGTCTCAGATTCACGGCATGCGCAAAACATGCACTAACATTACCTCGTCTGAATTACTTTACTTACTTCTACAAATTTAGCCACTTTCACAGATACTCGCAATAAAAAACATTGAGATAGCCCATCGGTCATTACAGATATTTCATTAATTTTGTCTGTATGGGTAATCTTATCTCTACCACCAGCATGCTTAACCTTTCAAATATGTGCAAATTTAGTATAATCCAACGATTTACTGTTGCCGTAATTATGGCCATCGCGTTTCTGACAATATCGCAGGGAGCAGAGGCACGCGACATCAGAATGATGAGTTATAACATCCGCAATGCCACCGGGCTCGACGGTAAAATCGACACAAGGAGGATAGCCTCGGTCATCGACAGTGTGGCGCCTGATGTTGTCGCCATTCAGGAAATCGACAGCATCACCGGGCGTAGCCACGGCCGTAACCTTCTGGCCGAAATCGCTGGCTACGCCGGAATGCGTCATGTCTATGCTCCGGCAATAGATTTCGACGGGGGCAAGTATGGCATCGGCATCATATGCAAGGAGAAACCGATAAAAGAGATAAGGGTCGCTCTTCCCGGACGTGAGGAGCATCGTGCGCTTCTCGCTGTCGAGTTTAAGGATTACATATTTGCATGCACTCACCTTTCGCTCACCGAACAGGACCGTCTCGCATCGCTGACCCGGATAGACAGCGTGGCTTCGCTGTCCGACAAACCGTTTTTCATAGCCGGCGATTTCAACTCACATCCGGGTGACCGGTTCATGGAGCGGTTCACCAAGAAATTCGACATTCTTTCAACCACGGAAGAGATGTCGTTTCCGGCTGACAAGCCTGTTGAGCTGCTCGATTACATTGCCGTAAAGAAAGGTACCCCCGAAATTGCCGGAACGAGAAAGAGCAATGTTGTCGAGGAGCCTGTGGCTTCGGACCACAGACCGGTATATGCCTGTGTGACAATGAAGCAACGCCACGACAAGATAATCCGTGTCAAGCCATATCTCCAGAATCCGACCGACGGCGGCATAACGGTTATGTGGCAGACAAGCGTACCCTCCACCGGTGTGGTGGAGTACGGCACATCGCCCGACAGCATGACACGCGAGCGCACTCTTCTCGACGGACAGGCCGACTGGGGCACTATGCACAAGGTGCGTCTCAGCGGACTCAAGCCCGGCCGGAAATACTATTATCGGGTAATCTCGCGCGAGATACTCCGGTATGGCGCTTACCGCAAAACGTTTGGCGACTCAGCCACAAGCGAGCTGAAGTCGTTTACACTTCCATCGCCTGCATCAACGGATTTCACGGCCATTGTATTCAACGACCTCCATCAGCATTCCGAGACATTCAAGGCCCTATGCAAACATATCAAGAAGGTGGACTATGACTTTGTGGTGTTCAACGGCGACTGTATAGATGACCCGCAGAGCCATGCCCAGGCGACACGCTTTCTCAAGGAACTCAACAAAGGAGTTGGGGCCGACAGTGTGCCGGTGTTCTATATCCGCGGCAATCATGAGATACGAGGCGCATTTTCGACCGGTCTGCGCGATTTGTTTGATTATGCGGGAGGGAAGGTTTATTCGGCATTCAACTGGGGCGACACACGTTTTGTGATTCTCGACTGCGGAGAGGACAAACCCGATACCACGAGCGTATACTACGGCATGAACGATTTCACCCGTCTGCGTCAGGATCAGGTACAATTTCTTAAAGAGGAATTAAAGACAAAAGAGTTCAAGAAATCAGGCAAGAAGGTGCTGCTGCACCACGCCCCGGTATATGGACTCGATGTCAGCTACACCGATTACAATCCGTGTCTTGAAATGTGGGGCCCTATTTTAGAGAAGGCGCCTTTCGATGTGGCAATCAATGCCCATACCCACAAGTATGCATTTCATCCGCGCGGCAGCCGGGGCAACAACTATCCGGTAGTAGTGGGCGGAGGTTATAAGATGGACAGTGCCACCGTCATGATTTTAAGCCGCAAAGGGTCGGAACTCCGCCTGAAAGTACTGAACACCAAAGGCGATGTCCTCCTTGACAAACTAATGTAAACCGCGCACTCCGCTCACCATGGAATGAAAAGATAGACAAGTTGGCAGAAAAACAAGTTTGGTTCAGTTTTAGATATATACATATAATAAACTGAACCAAAACAATCGATAATATAAGCCAAACTCACTGTATAGATTAGATTATGCTCCAATCTATAGTTACTTGCCGGAGGCGGCCCAGCGGATGATGTTGCCGAAGAGTTTGCGCGCAGGTTCGGCCGCCGGCTCCGGCGACAGAAGGGGCTCACACAGGCGAAGGGTGGTATAAAGCACCCTGCCTTTGCCACAAGGAGTCTCGCCCATTGCAGTGCCGAGATGGAACGGCCACGAACGGTAGGCACCGGCTATGAAACGCTCGTCGGCTATCTTGAATCCAAGGCGGCTGTTTCCTTCCTTTACGAGCTCCTGATATGGCCAGTTCATGGCGGTATTGACAGGCAATCCGCTCAGTACGGGATGGTCGGTGACGAAATGAACTCCTCCTACCCAATCGGTGCCGACAGTGAAGTTGCTCTCATACCCTATGCCGGCGGCAGGATTGAGAAACTGCATCCACGACTCGGGCGACTTCAGCAGAAGCAGTGTCGTGCCGTCGGACACCGCACGGTCGACAACCGACTCGGGAGCAATCTCCGACGTGCCGGGCATAGTCCACACGAGTCTGACCTTTCCGTCGGGACGCGTCTGGCGGTACTGTACCATGATGTCGACTTTCTCACCCTTTTCGAAATAAAACGGCGATGTAAACGATGCCTCCTTGTTGTTACCCCAATCGTCGGCTATGCGCTGTCCTTTGACCTCCATGCGAACACCTCTGTCGGTATTTATCCCTATCAGATAATTGCCCGACTCGGGAGCAACGAGCGTACCCTCCCATATTGCCGAGAATTCCTGGTTGGCCGGAATAAGAGGGTCGGGCTGTGCTCCGCCTACAAACCGGCGGTCGAGGCAGTTGTCGGACGATGTGCCTGCCGGAGCGAAAATGTCGTTGTCGTGAAACCACGTAACCCGGAATGCCGGACCGGAGGCATTGTCAAAGTACCCCACAGGTATCGGCGTGGCCTCGTCAAGGGCCGGACGTGTGACTATAAGCCAGTCGAGACGCTCCATCGAAGGGTCGTACGCAGGGAGCTCACGACCGGTAACGGACTTATAGTACCGCGCCACAGGGTCGTCAGGCTCTCCGTATATCGCCCCGCGTCCGGGCAGAGCGGCTTCGTCGGGCACCAGACCGAGCACTTCTTCATATCCGTCGGCCACAGTGCGCCCCGAGGCATCGGTCAGACGGGCGGATATGGTGTATAGTCCGTCGCCCCCTTTCAGCTCAAGAGGCTCAGCCTCGGCAAGCAGCTGTCCGAATGTATCGCCTCCCGCCACCTCGACATCGCGTGAAAGCAATCTTCTCTTTTCTCCGTCCGGTGCCGTACTCTCGACGACAAGGGTAAAACGACCGTTTAGATCCGCCTCATTGACTATATGGAAGTCGACTTCGACAGTGCCCGGTAGCCTCACAAACTGTGTGCGCGGCGATACCGCCACATATAGCGGGCGTGTAAAGCGCGCTATCGTATTGACATTGCCTTTGCAGTTGCGGTAATTGTCGACAACACCCGAATGATTGTCGTAAAGCATCGACTCCCATCCGTTGATGACATATGCATCGCCGAGATTTCCCATGCGCATGCCCTGAATGCGGCGCCCCTGGTGGTAAAGCTGAATGTCGCCGAGCGAGCGTGTCAGTGAATCAAGATTACCGAAGCCGGCTGCAAGATTTTTGCGGCGGAAATAACTGTGCCACTCCCTTGCCTGGTCGCGCCAGAAAGCGCCGTCCCATCCGTCGGTGCCGGAAGAGTCAATCGCACGTTCGATGAGAGCGATACGCGGAGGGGTGGATATGGCGCCCTCCTCGCCGCGCATATATACTTCAGTATGATTGTCGCAATACATCAGTTGGTCGATCGGATTGCGATACAGGGCGTCGTGCCATGTGGCAGGGCCTCCGGCGCGATGATTATCATACCAGCCACGGAAATATGGCACGGGGTCGAACGGACGCATGTGGAACTTCGAGTCCTCCTCACTCTTTTCATTGGAAGCCCAGCCTGAGGTAAGCGTCATCACACGCGACGGGTCGATTGACCGGGCCTCGACAAGATCGGCACGCCGCTTTGCCATCAGAGCCGTATCGGCGGCACGCACTCCGCCGAGTTCGTTTATAAGATTGTAGATTACCAGCGAAGGATGGGAGCGGTCGCGCTTTACCATGCGCTTCAGCTTGGTGTTGACAATCGCGCGTATGAAGGGGTCGTGGTCGGCAGAGTGTATTGCGCCCGGCTCTTCGTAGTATAGTATACCCATCGAGTCGGCCTGTTCGAGCACTACCGGAGAGCCAATCGACCGATGGAAATTGAGCATATTGAGCCCCATGGACTTAGCTACGGCAATCTGCTTGCGTGCCATATCCGGCCGCGCATGCAGTCCGGTGGCCGGCCAGTAGCCCCAGCTTATCGCCGAGCGCAGCATCACGCGCCTGCCGTTGAGCCTCAGTACGGCCTCCTCGCCGATACCATCGGGCGAGAACCACCGGAAACCGAAAGTGCGCCTGTCGCTGTCGACCGGTCGCTTGCCGTCGGACAAGGTAACATCACACTGATACAGTTCGGGCGAATCGATGTCCCACAGACGCGCGTCGGGCACATCAATCTCCAGTTCCACGCTGTTGTCGCCAGGCTCCAGATACAACTTGCGCGAGCCGCGTGCCACCACCTTGTCCGACACGTTCTTTGGTGTAACAGTATACCCGACAGTACGCACTGCCACCTTGGGACTTGTGTTACGCACATTCACTATCGCTTTCACGCGGGTTGGCACAGGCTGATTCTGCATATATATGTCCTCGATGTATACCGCGTCGACAACATCGAGCCTGACCCTGCCGACAAGACCACCGAATCCGCGTCCGGGCGGAATCTTGTAATCACCCCAGCGCATCTGAGTAAAATCCTGCCAGTGGAAATTACCTCCGGGATTGGTGACACGCACTGCAAGAGTGTGTGTTTTGCCCGGGACGAGGGCATCGGTAATGTCGACGTCAAAAGGCGACTCGCCGATGATGTCGTAGCCGACAAGCCGACCGTCGAGATACACCTCGGCACGCATTCTCACCGACTCGAAGTGAAGCATGGCACGGCGTCCTTTCAGATTCCCCGGCACACTGACGGTGGTGAACCACCAGCTCACGCCCTTGAAATCGTCGGGCGAAGGACGCTTCGATGTCGTAAGATACTCCTCGACTGTGCCCGGCACACTCACACTGACGGCATTTTCGGGGGTAAGCATCTCCCACCCTCCTGTAGGTGCGTTCACCGGCAGATACTCTATAGAAGTTATCTCTTCAGGCAGATAAAGCCTGTCGTGTTCCCACGATGCGGCGGTATCGCGCATCATATGCCAGCGCGGGCCGTCAAGCGAAAGAGTGTAGCGCGGCGAAGAGGCCGACGGCATGGAGTGGCCCGACGCTGAAAGCATGGCCGCAACGGCCAATACAATGGTCTTTAAGGTTCTCATGTTTTAATAATTTTCGATAACTGATATATCGCAAAGATAGTGATTTATCTGCTACGATGCATCCTGCTCTAATGATTTTCAGTTGCAATACGACAGTTTTTACGCAATGATGCCGGAAATGATGGATATTTTGATTAAGTTTGCAGATAATAACGATATATAAGCCGAAAAATATCTTTTACGACCTACCACGTCCTGCCTATGTAGGATAAACCAACCCTTATTACATGAACAAACTACAGTCCGGATTACTTTTTTCCCTCACGGGGATTACCGCCGCCGCGTCGCTGCCGTCGTGCACGTCGCAGAAAAAGGCCGATGAGCAAAAGCCCTACAACATTGTGTACATAATGACCGACGACCATACGGCCCAGATGATGAGCTGCTATGACAAGCGGTACATGGAGACTCCCAATCTCGACCGTATAGCCAACGATGGCGTGCGCTTCACCAACAGTTTTGTGGCAAACTCGCTCAGCGGTCCCAGCCGTGCGTGCATGATTACCGGCAAGCACAGCTGCGCCAACAAATTCTACGACAATACTACCTGTGTGTTCGACAACACCCAGCAGACTTTCCCGAAACTGCTGCAAAAGGGCGGCTACCAGACAGCCCTCGTGGGGAAATGGCATCTTGAGAGCCTTCCCACCGGATTTGACTACTGGGAAATCGTGCCCGGCCAGGGCGATTACTACAACCCCGATTTCATAACCCAGGACAACGACACTATACAGAAACACGGGTATCTGACAAATATCATCACCGACGATGCCATCGACTGGATGGAAAACAAGCGCGACAAAGAGAAACCGTTCTGCATACTCATACATCACAAGGCTATTCACCGCAACTGGCTTTCGGACACATGCAACCTGTCGCTGTACGAGGACAAGACATTCCCACTGCCCGACAATTTCTTTGACGACTACGAGGGACGTCCCGCCGCTGCCGCCCAGGAGATGGGTATCGTGAAGGATATGGACATGATATACGACCTCAAGATGCTGCGTCCCGACAAGGACTCACGCCTGCGCTCACTCTATGAAAGCTATATCGGGCGCATGGACAAGGAGCAGCGCGCCGCCTGGGACCGTTTTTACGGGCCTATAATCGAGGATTTCTACAAAAAGAATCCTCAGGGAAAGGAGCTCGCCGACTGGAAATTCCAGCGCTATATGCGCGACTACATGAAGACCGTGAAGTCGCTTGACGACAATGTGGGGCGCGTGCTCGATTATCTTGAAGAAAAGGGCCTGCTCGACAACACTCTCGTAGTCTACACATCCGACCAGGGATTCTACATGGGAGAACACGGATGGTTTGACAAGCGCTTCATGTATGAGGAGTCGATGCGCACTCCGCTCATCATGCGTCTGCCCGCTGGATTCGACCGCAAAGGCGATATCGACGCTCTCGTGCAGAACATCGACTATGCACCGACATTCCTCGAACTGGCCGGACAGCCAGTGCCCGACGACATTCAGGGCGTGTCACTTCTGCCGTTGCTTAAGGGCGAGCAGACCGACACTCCGCGCAAATCGCTGTACTACCACTTTTATGAATACCCCGCTGAGCATATGGTAAAGCGCCACTACGGCGTGCGCACCGACCGATACAAACTGATACACTTCTACAACGACATCGATGTATGGGAACTGTACGACCTGCAGAGCGACCCATCGGAGATGCACAATCTCTATGGCCTCAAAGAGTATGAGCCTGTTGTGGCCGAACTCAAAGAGGAGCTAAAGCGCCTCCAGGAGCAGTATGACGACCCAGTACGCTTCTCTCCCGACCGCGACAAGGAGTAACCCCAAACTGAAAAAAGAGACTACAATATTTACCCCCGTCAATATCCGGCTGCCGGATATTGACGGGGGTAAATATTGTATTGCCATAGTAAAATCAATCTTCAACCGCATGGCGCGACTGCCAGTTGATCCACCAGGCCTTGCATGCTCCTATGAAGAAAGGCACCGCTCCAAAAAGTATGAACACCACATCTCCCGGCATGCGCAGCCATCCGGTAAGGCTCATGGTCCTGTTGGTAACAAACTCTATCGAGCGTGCATGCCAGTAGCCGTTGTGTATCACGTCCCAGAGCTGGATAAATCCTGATGGGAGCAGACTGAGAGCTATCATCATGGCCAGACCGATGTTGAATCCCCAGAACGAACATTTTATCCACGGTTTTACCGATGCCCATTGCGCATCATTCAGATTCTTGCGAAGAGCATATACACACAGTCCAAGAGAGAGGAAACCAAATACTCCGAACAATGCGGCATGCCCGTGATTGGGAGTAAGATATGTGCCGATTTCGAAATAGCTCACAATCGGCATGTTGATGAGAAAACCAAACACCCCGGCTCCGATGAAGTTCCAGAATCCGACTGCCATGAAGTAATTGAACACCCATTTATGCTGCTGACCGACACCTTCGGCACCTCCGACACGTGAGATGCGGTAAAAACGCCATCCTTCAAGGCATAACAACACGAGAGGCACTACCTCCATGGCAGAGAAACAGGAAGAAACCGCCATATTGAATGTGCTTTGTCCTTCGAAATACCAATGGTGGCCGGTGCCGATAATACCGCCCATAAAAGTAAGTATCGCCTCAAGAATGATAATCTTGATGCCCCTTTGGCGGCTTACAATACCCATCTCCACAAATATCATGGCCACCATTGTAGTGGCAAACGCCTCAAAGAATCCTTCTACCCATAGATGAATCATCCAGAAACGCCATGTATCGACCACAGTGTAATTGGTCATATCGTCGAAGAATATCGCCGGAATGTAGAACACCGGCACACATATTGCAAACGCCAGAAACACCCATGCCAGGAATCTCTTGCCCGGCACCTTCAGCGCCGGCATCGTGTTGCGTATCAGCACGTATGCCCACACGAGGAATCCGACAATCATTATCAGCTGGAAAGCGCGTCCCATCTCGACATACTCCCAACCCTGACTGCCAAGCCAGAACGAACCGGAGCCATTGCCCCACCATCCTGCCAAACCTGCCCACTCGGCCAGAAGCGAGCCGAATATCACAAAGCCGAAAGCCCCGAACAGAAAGTATGTCATCGTGGCGAGTCCTTTCCATTCCTTTCCGCCGAATATGCGGGATATGATAAGTCCGCCAA containing:
- a CDS encoding nitric-oxide reductase large subunit; protein product: MMERSDLQFERDYSSPVISRWWILVLAFVFIYGFSVLITVTVKAYSDKPPVPEVVKDMAGNVMFTGDDIRQGQSVFLRYGLHDNGSIWGHGAYLGPDFSSDYLHQVAVATREMNPRLSMSELNAKAKTNRYDASTGVLVMDEAQASVFADAPAYWRKYFSTPVNNGGLPYNLIDDDAELHKLCAFFAWSAWACVANRPGEDYSYTNNFPYEPTIDQGPADALTVWSVASLLFLLIGIGACLLFVGRDKEADWKASVPPYPMMSADGNQPASVRGLLKFVVVVGLLLLGQTLVGGAVAHYRADPGSFYGLDLSSVFPSQLVRTWHIQLAILWVATGFVLGGLIISRIFGGKEWKGLATMTYFLFGAFGFVIFGSLLAEWAGLAGWWGNGSGSFWLGSQGWEYVEMGRAFQLIMIVGFLVWAYVLIRNTMPALKVPGKRFLAWVFLAFAICVPVFYIPAIFFDDMTNYTVVDTWRFWMIHLWVEGFFEAFATTMVAMIFVEMGIVSRQRGIKIIILEAILTFMGGIIGTGHHWYFEGQSTFNMAVSSCFSAMEVVPLVLLCLEGWRFYRISRVGGAEGVGQQHKWVFNYFMAVGFWNFIGAGVFGFLINMPIVSYFEIGTYLTPNHGHAALFGVFGFLSLGLCVYALRKNLNDAQWASVKPWIKCSFWGFNIGLAMMIALSLLPSGFIQLWDVIHNGYWHARSIEFVTNRTMSLTGWLRMPGDVVFILFGAVPFFIGACKAWWINWQSRHAVED
- a CDS encoding PA14 domain-containing protein, yielding MRTLKTIVLAVAAMLSASGHSMPSASSPRYTLSLDGPRWHMMRDTAASWEHDRLYLPEEITSIEYLPVNAPTGGWEMLTPENAVSVSVPGTVEEYLTTSKRPSPDDFKGVSWWFTTVSVPGNLKGRRAMLHFESVRMRAEVYLDGRLVGYDIIGESPFDVDITDALVPGKTHTLAVRVTNPGGNFHWQDFTQMRWGDYKIPPGRGFGGLVGRVRLDVVDAVYIEDIYMQNQPVPTRVKAIVNVRNTSPKVAVRTVGYTVTPKNVSDKVVARGSRKLYLEPGDNSVELEIDVPDARLWDIDSPELYQCDVTLSDGKRPVDSDRRTFGFRWFSPDGIGEEAVLRLNGRRVMLRSAISWGYWPATGLHARPDMARKQIAVAKSMGLNMLNFHRSIGSPVVLEQADSMGILYYEEPGAIHSADHDPFIRAIVNTKLKRMVKRDRSHPSLVIYNLINELGGVRAADTALMAKRRADLVEARSIDPSRVMTLTSGWASNEKSEEDSKFHMRPFDPVPYFRGWYDNHRAGGPATWHDALYRNPIDQLMYCDNHTEVYMRGEEGAISTPPRIALIERAIDSSGTDGWDGAFWRDQAREWHSYFRRKNLAAGFGNLDSLTRSLGDIQLYHQGRRIQGMRMGNLGDAYVINGWESMLYDNHSGVVDNYRNCKGNVNTIARFTRPLYVAVSPRTQFVRLPGTVEVDFHIVNEADLNGRFTLVVESTAPDGEKRRLLSRDVEVAGGDTFGQLLAEAEPLELKGGDGLYTISARLTDASGRTVADGYEEVLGLVPDEAALPGRGAIYGEPDDPVARYYKSVTGRELPAYDPSMERLDWLIVTRPALDEATPIPVGYFDNASGPAFRVTWFHDNDIFAPAGTSSDNCLDRRFVGGAQPDPLIPANQEFSAIWEGTLVAPESGNYLIGINTDRGVRMEVKGQRIADDWGNNKEASFTSPFYFEKGEKVDIMVQYRQTRPDGKVRLVWTMPGTSEIAPESVVDRAVSDGTTLLLLKSPESWMQFLNPAAGIGYESNFTVGTDWVGGVHFVTDHPVLSGLPVNTAMNWPYQELVKEGNSRLGFKIADERFIAGAYRSWPFHLGTAMGETPCGKGRVLYTTLRLCEPLLSPEPAAEPARKLFGNIIRWAASGK
- a CDS encoding metallophosphoesterase, whose protein sequence is MAIAFLTISQGAEARDIRMMSYNIRNATGLDGKIDTRRIASVIDSVAPDVVAIQEIDSITGRSHGRNLLAEIAGYAGMRHVYAPAIDFDGGKYGIGIICKEKPIKEIRVALPGREEHRALLAVEFKDYIFACTHLSLTEQDRLASLTRIDSVASLSDKPFFIAGDFNSHPGDRFMERFTKKFDILSTTEEMSFPADKPVELLDYIAVKKGTPEIAGTRKSNVVEEPVASDHRPVYACVTMKQRHDKIIRVKPYLQNPTDGGITVMWQTSVPSTGVVEYGTSPDSMTRERTLLDGQADWGTMHKVRLSGLKPGRKYYYRVISREILRYGAYRKTFGDSATSELKSFTLPSPASTDFTAIVFNDLHQHSETFKALCKHIKKVDYDFVVFNGDCIDDPQSHAQATRFLKELNKGVGADSVPVFYIRGNHEIRGAFSTGLRDLFDYAGGKVYSAFNWGDTRFVILDCGEDKPDTTSVYYGMNDFTRLRQDQVQFLKEELKTKEFKKSGKKVLLHHAPVYGLDVSYTDYNPCLEMWGPILEKAPFDVAINAHTHKYAFHPRGSRGNNYPVVVGGGYKMDSATVMILSRKGSELRLKVLNTKGDVLLDKLM
- a CDS encoding sulfatase translates to MNKLQSGLLFSLTGITAAASLPSCTSQKKADEQKPYNIVYIMTDDHTAQMMSCYDKRYMETPNLDRIANDGVRFTNSFVANSLSGPSRACMITGKHSCANKFYDNTTCVFDNTQQTFPKLLQKGGYQTALVGKWHLESLPTGFDYWEIVPGQGDYYNPDFITQDNDTIQKHGYLTNIITDDAIDWMENKRDKEKPFCILIHHKAIHRNWLSDTCNLSLYEDKTFPLPDNFFDDYEGRPAAAAQEMGIVKDMDMIYDLKMLRPDKDSRLRSLYESYIGRMDKEQRAAWDRFYGPIIEDFYKKNPQGKELADWKFQRYMRDYMKTVKSLDDNVGRVLDYLEEKGLLDNTLVVYTSDQGFYMGEHGWFDKRFMYEESMRTPLIMRLPAGFDRKGDIDALVQNIDYAPTFLELAGQPVPDDIQGVSLLPLLKGEQTDTPRKSLYYHFYEYPAEHMVKRHYGVRTDRYKLIHFYNDIDVWELYDLQSDPSEMHNLYGLKEYEPVVAELKEELKRLQEQYDDPVRFSPDRDKE